One genomic region from Capra hircus breed San Clemente chromosome 18, ASM170441v1, whole genome shotgun sequence encodes:
- the CD3EAP gene encoding DNA-directed RNA polymerase I subunit RPA34, whose protein sequence is MGPGMAGTPSGGAARFSCPPNFTATPPASEHSRFSLEALTSPDTELWLIQAPVDFAPDCLNGRLVPLSGSQIVKGKLAGKRHRYRVLSSSGPRAGGEATLLAPSAEAGGGLTCALAPQGSLRIFEGPQESLTGTLLQSIPASPPPQIPPGLRPRFCAFGGSPPVTGPGSVLALKSLASGKRKKKRHLPEASVPQEAVKEHGALEVDTALGSPELDVGKKKKKHQLKELEVTEPLATEPVAETLEPPGALSPSTTKKSKKKPKEFVEMVKPETGMPESKEETVEELELRVKREPLEETILSPRKKRKKQKEPGEMEPVEGTTAGSQLQVKTEPQEEAIPLPSSKKKKKEKRHKGVREPGMEATEPEVKPLELAGEVMEPELPPDVQPQAEAALGSPKKRRKKEKQQNVMMEPGTEVVEPQAEGMEPELPGAAEPQAALASTKKKKKERGHLATEPGTEMTNPQGEMMEPELPEEGQPEARADPASTKKRKKQGQKSQVPETAPQEAMPEPPLNPESGQAAPTGQERKRKKKSQQDPV, encoded by the exons ATGGGTCCAGGGATGGCGGGGACCCCGTCCGGCG GTGCTGCTCGGTTTTCTTGTCCCCCCAACTTTACTGCGACGCCCCCAGCCTCAGAACACAGTCGTTTCTCTTTGGAGGCATTGACCAGCCCAGATACAGAGCTGTGGCTCATCCAGGCCCCTGTGGACTTCGCCCCAGACTG CCTCAATGGACGTCTCGTGCCTCTCTCTGGCTCCCAGATTGTGAAGGGCAAGTTGGCAGGCAAGCGGCACCGCTACAGGGTTCTCAGCAGCAGTGGCCCCAGAGCTGGAGGAGAAGCAACCCTGCTGGCCCCCTcagcagaggcaggagggggaCTCACCTGTGCCCTGGCACCCCAGGGCAGCCTGAGGATCTTTGAGGGTCCCCAGGAATCCCTGACAGGGACTCTACTGCAGTCCATTCCTGCAAGTCCCCCACCACAGATCCCCCCTGGCCTGAGGCCCCGGTTCTGTGCCTTTGGAGGCAGCCCGCCGGTCACAGGGCCTGGGTCTGTCTTGGCCCTGAAGTCCCTGGCCtcagggaagaggaaaaagaagagacaccTGCCAGAAGCCTCAGTTCCTCAGGAGGCAGTGAAGGAGCATGGGGCCCTGGAGGTGGACACAGCTTTGGGGTCCCCAGAGCTGGATgtggggaagaagaaaaaaaagcaccAGCTGAAAGAACTAGAGGTGACAGAGCCACTGGCAACAGAGCCCGTTGCTGAGACGTTGGAGCCTCCGGGAGCACTGTCCCCATCCACCACCAAGAAGAGCAAAAAGAAGCCCAAAGAGTTCGTAGAAATGGTCAAGCCAGAAACAGGGATGCCAGAGTCCAAAGAAGAGACGGTGGAGGAGCTAGAACTCAGGGTTAAAAGGGAGCCTCTGGAAGAGACAATCCTGTCCcccagaaagaagaggaagaagcagaaggAGCCAGGAGAGATGGAGCCGGTGGAGGGGACGACAGCGGGGTCTCAGCTGCAGGTGAAGACGGAGCCACAGGAGGAAGCCATCCCACTGCCGTcctcaaagaagaagaaaaaggaaaagaggcacAAAGGGGTGAGGGAGCCAGGGATGGAGGCGACAGAGCCAGAGGTGAAGCCTCTGGAGCTCGCAGGGGAGGTGATGGAGCCTGAACTGCCACCTGATGTGCAGCCACAGGCTGAGGCAGCTCTGGGATCCcccaaaaagagaaggaagaaagaaaaacagcaaaatgtgATGATGGAGCCAGGGACAGAGGTGGTGGAGCCACAGGCAGAGGGGATGGAGCCCGAGCTGCCAGGTGCTGCTGAGCCTCAGGCAGCTCTAGCATCcaccaagaagaagaagaaagaaagagggcaCCTAGCGACTGAGCCCGGGACTGAGATGACTAACCCCCAAGGCGAGATGATGGAGCCTGAGCTGCCAGAGGAGGGGCAGCCTGAGGCCAGGGCAGATCCAGCATCCActaagaagaggaaaaagcaggGCCAGAAAAGCCAGGTGCCCGAGACAGCACCCCAGGAGGCGATGCCAGAGCCCCCGCTGAATCCCGAGTCTGGGCAGGCTGCTCCCACGGGACAGGAGAGGAAGCGGAAGAAgaagtcacagcaggatcccgTGTAA
- the ERCC1 gene encoding DNA excision repair protein ERCC-1 isoform X1 — MESVDRPQKELAMDEEGGPKPAGPPTRKKFLIPMDEDVVPPPGAKPLFRSTRSLPTVETSPPPGPQTYAEYALSGPPGGAEATRPVGPEPLAEETPNQAPKPGAKSNSIIVSPRQRGNPVLRFVRNVPWEFGDVLPDYVLGQSTCALFLSLRYHNLHPDYIHQRLQSLGKSYALRVLLVQVDVKDPQKALKELAKMCILADCTLILAWSPEEAGRYLETYKAYEQKPADLLMEKLEQDFVSRVTECLTTVKSVNKTDSQTLLTTFGSLEQLIAASREDLSLCPGLGPQKARRLFDVFHEPFLKVPH, encoded by the exons ATGGAGAGTGTGGACCG GCCCCAGAAGGAGCTTGCGATGGACGAAGAGGGAGGACCCAAGCCCGCTGGCCCACCCACAAGGAAGAAATTCCTCATTCCTATGGACGAGGATGTGGTCCCTCCTCCTGGG GCTAAGCCTTTATTCAGATCTACACGGAGCCTGCCCACCGTGGAGACCTCACCCCCGCCAGGCCCTCAGACCTATGCTGAGTATGCCCTCTCTGGACCTCCAGGTGGGGCTGAAGCCACACGCCCGGTGGGGCCAGAACCCCTGGCAGAAGAGACCCCCAACCAGGCCCCCAAACCAGGAGCAAAATCCAATAGCATCATTGTGAGCCCCCGGCAG AGGGGCAACCCTGTGCTGAGGTTCGTGCGCAACGTGCCCTGGGAGTTTGGGGATGTGCTCCCTGACTACGTGCTGGGCCAGAGCACCTGTGCCCTCTTCCTCAG cctccGCTACCACAACCTCCACCCAGACTACATCCACCAGCGGCTACAGAGCCTGGGAAAGAGCTACGCCCTGCGGGTCCTGCTCGTCCAGGTGGATGTG AAAGATCCTCAGAAGGCCCTCAAGGAGCTGGCTAAGATGTGCATCCTGGCCGACTGCACCCTGATCCTTGCCTGGAG CCCCGAGGAGGCCGGGCGGTACCTGGAGACTTACAAGGCCTACGAGCAGAAGCCGGCCGATCTCCTGATGGAGAAGCTGGAGCAGGACTTCGTTTCCCGG GTGACTGAATGTCTGACCACCGTCAAGTCAGTCAACAAAACGGACAGTCAGACCCTCCTGACTACTTTTGGG TCTCTGGAACAGCTCATAGCTGCATCCCGGGAAGATCTGTCCTTGTGCCCAGGTCTGGGACCCCAGAAG GCCCGAAGGCTGTTTGATGTCTTCCACGAGCCCTTCTTGAAAGTGCCCCACTGA
- the ERCC1 gene encoding DNA excision repair protein ERCC-1 isoform X2 has protein sequence MDEEGGPKPAGPPTRKKFLIPMDEDVVPPPGAKPLFRSTRSLPTVETSPPPGPQTYAEYALSGPPGGAEATRPVGPEPLAEETPNQAPKPGAKSNSIIVSPRQRGNPVLRFVRNVPWEFGDVLPDYVLGQSTCALFLSLRYHNLHPDYIHQRLQSLGKSYALRVLLVQVDVKDPQKALKELAKMCILADCTLILAWSPEEAGRYLETYKAYEQKPADLLMEKLEQDFVSRVTECLTTVKSVNKTDSQTLLTTFGSLEQLIAASREDLSLCPGLGPQKARRLFDVFHEPFLKVPH, from the exons ATGGACGAAGAGGGAGGACCCAAGCCCGCTGGCCCACCCACAAGGAAGAAATTCCTCATTCCTATGGACGAGGATGTGGTCCCTCCTCCTGGG GCTAAGCCTTTATTCAGATCTACACGGAGCCTGCCCACCGTGGAGACCTCACCCCCGCCAGGCCCTCAGACCTATGCTGAGTATGCCCTCTCTGGACCTCCAGGTGGGGCTGAAGCCACACGCCCGGTGGGGCCAGAACCCCTGGCAGAAGAGACCCCCAACCAGGCCCCCAAACCAGGAGCAAAATCCAATAGCATCATTGTGAGCCCCCGGCAG AGGGGCAACCCTGTGCTGAGGTTCGTGCGCAACGTGCCCTGGGAGTTTGGGGATGTGCTCCCTGACTACGTGCTGGGCCAGAGCACCTGTGCCCTCTTCCTCAG cctccGCTACCACAACCTCCACCCAGACTACATCCACCAGCGGCTACAGAGCCTGGGAAAGAGCTACGCCCTGCGGGTCCTGCTCGTCCAGGTGGATGTG AAAGATCCTCAGAAGGCCCTCAAGGAGCTGGCTAAGATGTGCATCCTGGCCGACTGCACCCTGATCCTTGCCTGGAG CCCCGAGGAGGCCGGGCGGTACCTGGAGACTTACAAGGCCTACGAGCAGAAGCCGGCCGATCTCCTGATGGAGAAGCTGGAGCAGGACTTCGTTTCCCGG GTGACTGAATGTCTGACCACCGTCAAGTCAGTCAACAAAACGGACAGTCAGACCCTCCTGACTACTTTTGGG TCTCTGGAACAGCTCATAGCTGCATCCCGGGAAGATCTGTCCTTGTGCCCAGGTCTGGGACCCCAGAAG GCCCGAAGGCTGTTTGATGTCTTCCACGAGCCCTTCTTGAAAGTGCCCCACTGA
- the PPP1R13L gene encoding relA-associated inhibitor: protein MDSEAFQSSGDILDLKFQSLAMKHMDLKQMELDTAAAKVDELTKQLESLWSDSPAAPLGSQAAAPARLPRYSTSPVPEPLGSRGPSRKATTDGADAPFGRSESAPALLPYSSLSAKGRPSSPRTQLYLQPDAYGSLDRSPSPRPRAFDGAGSPHGRAPSPRPGPLRQQGPPTPFDFLGRAGSPRGSPLAEGPQAFFPERGPSPRPGTTAYDAPAAFGSPLLGAGGSAFAPPLRAQDDLTLRRRPPKAWNESDLDVAYEKKPSQTASYERLDVFPRPASPGLQLLPWRESSLDGLGATGKDNFTSATLPRNYKVSPLANDRRSDVGSYRRSLGSTGLSGTLPRSWQPVSRIPMPPSSPQPRSAPRQRPIPLSMIFKLQNAFWEHGASRAMLPSSSIFSRAPPPKMPPQPQAPPQPQPQPQPQLPPQPQPQLQPQPQPQAPAPAPQAPQQTWAPVSEGLAKPPADLEPEPELEGLPVLEVGDADEGAVTRPLSPTRLQPALPPEAQSVPELEEVARVLAEIPRPLKRRGSMEQSPAAALPPTHKKQYQQLISRLFHRHGGPGGPEPELSPITEGSEARAGPPAPAPPAPIPPSAPLQSSPPEQPQSMEMRSVLRKAGSPRKVRRARLNPLVLLLDAALTGELEVVQQAVKEMNDPSQPNEEGITALHNAICGANYPIVDFLIAAGANVNSPDSHGWTPLHCAASCNDTAICTALVQHGAAIFATTLSDGATAIEKCDPYREGYADCATYLADVEQSMGLMYNGVVYALWDYSAEFGDELSFREGDSVTVLRRDGLEETDWWWATLRGQEGYVPRNYFGLFPRVKPQKSKV from the exons ATGGACAGCGAGGCGTTCCAGAGTTCGGGGGACATCCTGGACCTGAAATTCCAGT CTCTAGCCATGAAGCACATGGACCTGAAGCAGATGGAGCTGGACACGGCGGCGGCCAAGGTGGACGAACTGACCAAGCAGTTGGAGTCGCTGTGGTCGGACTCGCCCGCGGCGCCTCTTGGCTCGCAGGCCGCAGCGCCGGCTAGG CTGCCCCGGTACAGCACCAGCCCTGTCCCCGAGCCCTTGGGCAGCCGCGGGCCCTCCCGGAAGGCGACCACCGACGGCGCAGACGCCCCATTCGGACGCTCGGAGAGCGCGCCAGCTCTGCTCCCCTATAGCTCGCTATCCGCGAAGGGCCGGCCGTCGTCACCGCGCACCCAGCTCTACCTGCAACCAGACGCCTACGGCAGCTTAGACCGCTCGCCCTCGCCCCGGCCCCGCGCCTTCGATGGCGCAGGCAGCCCCCACGGCCGGGCGCCCTCCCCTCGACCCGGCCCGCTCCGACAGCAGGGTCCCCCCACGCCCTTTGACTTCTTGGGCCGCGCCGGCTCCCCGCGTGGCAGCCCCCTGGCGGAAGGGCCCCAGGCCTTCTTCCCGGAGCGCGGGCCCTCGCCTCGCCCCGGGACCACAGCTTACGACGCGCCGGCTGCCTTTGGGAGCCCTCTGCTGGGCGCAGGCGGCAGCGCCTTCGCCCCGCCTCTGCGCGCTCAAG ACGACCTAACGCTGCGCCGGCGGCCCCCCAAAGCCTGGAACGAGTCCGACCTGGACGTGGCTTATGAGAAGAAGCCCTCGCAAACTGCGAGCTATGAAC GTCTGGATGTCTTCCCGCGGCCTGCTTCGCCAGGCCTGCAGCTGTTACCCTGGAGAGAGAGCAGCCTGGATGGGCTGGGGGCCACCGGCAAG GACAACTTCACCAGCGCCACTCTGCCCCGCAATTACAAGGTCTCCCCTCTGGCCAACGACAGGCGTTCTGATGTGGGCAGCTACCGCCGATCACTGGGCTCCACGGGGCTGTCAGGCACTTTGCCCCGAAGCTGGCAGCCTGTCAGTCGCATCCCCATGCCTCCTTCCAGCCCGCAGCCCCGCAGTGCCCCCCGCCAGCGCCCCATCCCCCTCAGCATGATATTCAAGCTGCAGAATGCTTTTTGGGAGCATGGAGccagcagggccatgctcccgagctcctccatcttctctCGAGCTCCCCCACCTAAGatgcctccccagccccaggcacccccccagccccagccccaaccACAGCCCCAGCTGCCCCCACAGCCCCAGCCGCAACTACAACCCCAGCCTCAGCCACaagcccctgccccagccccccaAGCCCCCCAACAGACTTGGGCCCCTGTAAGTGAAG GCCTCGCCAAACCTCCCGCTGATCTGGAACCTGAGCCAGAGCTGGAGGGGCTGCCCGTGCTGGAGGTTGGCGATGCAGACGAAGGTGCTGTGACTCGGCCCCTTAGTCCCACACGGCTGCAGCCAGCGCTGCCGCCCGAGGCACAGTCAGTGCCGGAGCTGGAGGAGGTGGCCCGGGTGCTGGCGGAGATTCCACGGCCCCTCAAACGCCGGGGCTCCATGGAGCAGAGCCCGGCTgcagccctgccccccacccacaaGAAGCAATACCAACAGCTCATCAGCCGCCTCTTCCATCGTCATGGTGGGCCTGGGGGCCCTGAGCCTGAGCTGTCCCCCATCACTGAGGGATCTGAGGCCAGGGCTGGGCCCCCTGCTCCAGCCCCACCGGCTCCCATCCCACCCTCAGCCCCTCTCCAGAGCAGCCCACCAGAGCAGCCACAGAGCATG GAGATGCGCTCGGTGTTGCGGAAGGCCGGGTCCCCGCGCAAGGTCCGCCGTGCGCGCCTCAACCCGCTGGTGCTGCTTCTGGACGCCGCACTGACCGGGGAGCTGGAGGTGGTGCAGCAGGCGGTGAAGGAG ATGAACGACCCGAGCCAGCCCAACGAGGAGGGCATCACCGCCCTGCACAACGCCATCTGCGGCGCCAACTACCCCATCGTGGACTTCCTCATCGCGGCCGGGGCCAATGTCAACTCCCCGGACAGCCACGGCTG GACCCCGCTGCACTGCGCGGCGTCGTGCAACGACACGGCCATCTGCACGGCGCTGGTGCAGCACGGCGCGGCCATCTTCGCCACCACGCTCAGTGACGGCGCCACCGCCATCGAGAAGTGCGACCCCTACCGCGAGGGTTACGCCGACTGCGCCACTTACCTGGCAG ACGTGGAGCAGAGCATGGGGCTGATGTACAACGGGGTGGTGTACGCCCTCTGGGACTACAGCGCGGAGTTTGGGGACGAGCTGTCTTTCCGAGAGGGCGATTCGGTCACCGTGCTGCGGAGAGACGGACTAGAAGAGACGGACTGGTGGTGGGCCACGCTGCGCGGCCAGGAGGGCTACGTGCCCCGGAACTACTTTGGG CTCTTCCCCAGGGTGAAACCTCAGAAGAGTAAGGTGTAG